The following proteins are encoded in a genomic region of Helicobacter macacae MIT 99-5501:
- a CDS encoding pentapeptide repeat-containing protein — translation MTELEIQRAKEKIARALWGDTISIQLPLEKTHYITSFSLISYDKTTNEYRIDSKNNHNLSNIDFKLNIYDFDIETIAKYNIKFVNCSFECEVNLNPSNKSKKDKLFEYKNTLVFDNVTFKKNFDCSFIKTNGKIMFDKIIFNEASFENSIFSKKANFSYAKFVGKSCFANAEFDEEANFSNAKFCDNADFSGAIFRADAYFHRAVFKQDLQMCRVAFERVANFYFATFETVVNFSACVIQNPRFLNFVGVNTKHKTHNIKSNG, via the coding sequence ATGACAGAGCTAGAAATACAAAGAGCAAAAGAAAAAATAGCCCGCGCTCTATGGGGAGATACAATCAGTATTCAACTGCCTCTAGAAAAAACGCATTATATTACTTCATTTAGCCTTATAAGCTACGACAAAACAACAAATGAATACAGGATTGACAGTAAAAACAATCATAATTTAAGCAATATCGACTTTAAGCTAAACATATATGATTTTGACATAGAAACCATAGCCAAATACAATATAAAGTTTGTTAATTGCTCGTTTGAGTGCGAAGTAAATCTCAATCCAAGCAATAAAAGCAAAAAAGACAAATTGTTTGAATATAAAAATACTCTTGTTTTTGATAATGTTACTTTCAAAAAAAATTTTGATTGCAGTTTTATCAAAACCAATGGAAAGATTATGTTTGACAAAATCATTTTTAATGAAGCGTCTTTTGAAAATTCTATATTCAGCAAAAAGGCTAATTTTTCTTACGCAAAATTTGTTGGAAAATCTTGCTTTGCAAATGCAGAATTTGATGAGGAAGCAAACTTTAGCAATGCTAAATTTTGCGATAATGCTGATTTTAGTGGCGCGATTTTTAGAGCGGATGCGTATTTTCATAGAGCAGTTTTTAAGCAAGATTTACAAATGTGTAGAGTAGCATTTGAACGAGTGGCAAATTTTTATTTTGCCACCTTTGAAACCGTAGTAAATTTTTCAGCGTGCGTTATCCAAAATCCAAGATTCCTAAACTTTGTCGGTGTTAACACAAAACACAAAACACATAACATTAAATCAAATGGCTGA
- a CDS encoding DMT family transporter: protein MRGVFLGQSWHSFIGHFLAIFTIVVWGSTFSATKALLEDFAPAEILFIRFALAYIFLALLCHKSIAFERGKKELLFIGAGLSGSCLYFLLENIALTLTNASNASLLVAINPITTALLLRLFFGKRFGRFFVLGFVIVFVGIVLVVFNGNFSVQISPLGDMLCILAGLVWSVYTIILERLFSAYRGSNPIAMTRRIFFYGLIFTLPFALYQSGFLGGILDGENLSANLSAISESSRYLKPSNLANLLFLGLVASALCYLSWNACLKRLGTLKASAYIYAIPVVGVFIATITLGEPLTPYLIIGGILTLLGLFVSQK from the coding sequence TTGCGCGGTGTATTTTTGGGGCAGAGTTGGCATAGTTTTATTGGGCACTTTTTGGCGATTTTTACCATTGTGGTGTGGGGGAGCACTTTTAGCGCGACAAAGGCACTGCTAGAGGATTTTGCCCCTGCGGAGATTCTCTTTATCCGCTTTGCTTTGGCGTATATTTTTTTAGCCCTTTTGTGCCACAAAAGCATTGCCTTTGAGCGTGGTAAAAAGGAGCTGCTTTTCATCGGTGCGGGGCTTAGTGGGAGCTGTTTGTATTTTTTGCTAGAAAATATCGCACTTACCCTTACTAATGCCTCAAACGCCTCACTTCTAGTGGCTATAAACCCAATCACAACCGCGCTTTTGCTAAGGCTCTTTTTTGGCAAGAGGTTTGGGCGATTTTTTGTGCTTGGCTTTGTGATTGTGTTTGTGGGTATCGTGCTTGTGGTGTTTAATGGCAACTTTAGCGTGCAAATCTCGCCGCTTGGGGATATGCTGTGTATCCTTGCTGGGCTTGTGTGGTCGGTTTATACCATTATCTTGGAGCGACTTTTTAGCGCGTATCGTGGGAGCAATCCTATCGCAATGACGCGCAGAATCTTTTTTTATGGACTGATTTTCACGCTTCCTTTCGCGCTGTATCAAAGCGGGTTTTTGGGCGGTATTTTGGACGGGGAAAATCTTAGCGCGAACTTAAGTGCGATTTCAGAATCTTCGCGCTATCTTAAGCCTAGCAATCTTGCAAACCTGCTCTTTTTGGGGCTGGTGGCTTCCGCGCTTTGCTACCTAAGCTGGAATGCCTGCCTCAAACGACTTGGCACGCTTAAAGCAAGCGCGTATATTTATGCGATTCCTGTGGTGGGCGTGTTTATCGCTACGATTACGCTAGGAGAGCCACTCACGCCTTATCTCATCATCGGCGGGATTCTCACTTTGCTTGGGCTTTTTGTGAGTCAAAAATAG